A stretch of the Desulforamulus ferrireducens genome encodes the following:
- a CDS encoding 4Fe-4S dicluster domain-containing protein: MAKGVLVDITRCMGCKACQVACKQWNDLPSSNPEFKDGLTSPPEMDGYNYTTVFIEVVEDKKNNDYTIRSAKRQCMHCEHPACASACFAKALQRDPKTGAVVYYPHLCVGCRYCMLACPFDIPKYEWDKQFPLVAKCQFCFDPKGKYDRLGYGLKPACVDTCPTGALKFGERDELLKEAWQRINSDPKYIKHVMGEKEAGGTAWLYISDVPFTTFGFRPNLGTQPLPEYSHNFLKWTPIIAVGWGTLLTVLYHYTKRRQKVASESNKDVHM; the protein is encoded by the coding sequence ATGGCTAAAGGTGTATTAGTTGATATAACCAGATGTATGGGCTGCAAGGCTTGCCAAGTGGCCTGTAAGCAATGGAATGATCTACCCTCCAGCAATCCGGAATTTAAAGATGGTTTAACCAGCCCGCCGGAGATGGATGGCTATAACTACACCACAGTTTTCATTGAAGTGGTGGAGGATAAAAAGAATAACGACTATACCATAAGATCGGCCAAGCGCCAGTGCATGCACTGTGAACATCCGGCCTGCGCGTCGGCTTGTTTTGCCAAAGCGTTACAAAGGGATCCCAAAACTGGTGCGGTGGTTTACTATCCTCACCTGTGTGTGGGTTGCCGGTACTGTATGCTGGCCTGTCCCTTTGATATTCCAAAGTACGAGTGGGATAAACAATTCCCCTTGGTGGCTAAGTGCCAATTCTGTTTTGACCCAAAGGGTAAGTATGACCGTTTGGGCTATGGTCTGAAACCTGCCTGTGTGGATACCTGCCCCACCGGTGCCCTTAAGTTCGGTGAGCGGGATGAACTGTTAAAGGAAGCCTGGCAGCGTATTAACAGTGACCCTAAGTATATTAAGCATGTCATGGGCGAAAAGGAAGCCGGTGGCACAGCCTGGCTGTATATTTCTGACGTACCCTTTACAACCTTTGGTTTCCGTCCCAACCTGGGTACCCAGCCGTTACCGGAGTATTCCCACAACTTCCTCAAATGGACACCCATTATTGCGGTGGGTTGGGGTACTTTACTGACGGTGTTGTACCACTACACCAAGCGTCGTCAAAAGGTTGCCTCTGAAAGCAACAAAGACGTTCACATGTAG
- the mobA gene encoding molybdenum cofactor guanylyltransferase, translated as MKTNKALLMLEGQTILQIIINQLASYFNEILIISNTPEKYLHFKLPVYRDIFLNQGPLAGIHSGLKHMSNPYGFFVACDMPFFSPELALELLSDLTEYQAVVPQKGKYLQPLHAAYRKDCLPQIERVLQEQERPKIISFYELINIKYLDFTQRPAREWDQVFFNVNTPEDYELAKRMKMERFALGSQKRTGC; from the coding sequence ATGAAAACTAATAAAGCCTTGCTGATGCTGGAAGGTCAAACCATCCTGCAAATTATCATTAATCAACTGGCTTCCTATTTTAATGAAATACTAATTATCAGCAATACGCCGGAAAAATACCTTCATTTTAAACTACCAGTTTATCGAGATATATTTCTTAACCAAGGGCCCCTGGCAGGTATTCACAGCGGACTAAAGCATATGTCTAATCCCTATGGTTTTTTTGTGGCTTGTGATATGCCTTTTTTTAGCCCGGAACTGGCTCTGGAACTGTTATCTGACTTAACAGAATATCAAGCTGTGGTACCCCAAAAGGGCAAGTACCTCCAACCCTTGCATGCAGCCTATCGTAAGGATTGTCTGCCTCAGATTGAAAGGGTGCTACAGGAACAGGAACGACCTAAAATTATATCTTTTTATGAATTGATTAACATAAAGTATCTTGATTTTACTCAACGGCCGGCTCGCGAGTGGGATCAAGTCTTTTTTAATGTAAATACACCGGAGGATTATGAGCTGGCTAAACGTATGAAAATGGAGCGATTTGCCCTGGGCAGCCAGAAAAGGACGGGCTGCTAA
- the fdnG gene encoding formate dehydrogenase-N subunit alpha, giving the protein MKKISRRDFLKSIGLGTAGLTLMASPALASESHHTFTGEQLPSKIRKVKETFTVCAYCGCGCGIILYSNDKDEIIFCEGDPDHPINEGSLCSKGNGIIDVYNNVNKKKSREVNKLRITEPLYRAPGSSQWEKKSWDWVLTEVAKRVKATRDATFEEKDENGVTVNRTTAIATFGSASLDNEENYLLHKMFRSWGLLNIEHHARLUHSSTVAGLAASFGRGVMTNHFIDFINTDVFLMIGSNSAENHPQAMKWIMKAKDKGAKLIVVDPRLTKSAGLADIFARLRPGTDIAFLNGMINYIIENNLYFHDYVLHFTNASFLVNPEYKFEDGVFSGLVEKDGKKTYDTKTWQYQMDGDPVIDGIREEAIKKDPTLQDPNCVFQILKKHVSRYDLKTVSRITGTPEEVLKKVYDLFGSTGKPNKAGNVIYAMGITQHTYGSQNCRALSVLQLLLGNIGIAGGGVNAQRGESNVQGSTDFAMLNHLLPGYNPMIYAHKHTKLQDYFDKDVPKTGYWSNRNKFLVSMLKAWYGDKATQENDFCFDYIPKHDNKNRSHMGIFSEMAEGKIKGMIAWGQNPAVGGPSTFQGRKTMENLDWLVVVDLFETETAAFWHRPEADPSQIKTEVFFLPAAMSYEKEGTVTNSGRWLQFRYKAVNPPGNAKSDLWIADRLFKAVKKEYQSGGKFPAPIMDMVWNYDIPGEDEPNIEQVAIEINGYDVNTKEVLPSFARLAADGSTACGCWIHTGYWAMDQEAGTVACKRRVNKDKSGLGLFPQYGFAWPANRRIVYNRCSADPAGNPWNPEKALVKWDSLAGKWVTVDVPDFAVTKPAAEPGGQPTPVPPEQTVPFLMQEEGRGRLFAVKGVSDGPLPEHYEPIESPVQNIISKQQNMPLATRFKGDASKVAEIASPEYPYVATTHRVIEHYQSGAVTRNCPTLAEISAHMFATISPKLAQKIGVKTGDDVIVETLRGSITCKVSVSGVCVPMNIDGKEVEVIGMPWCFGYQGIAKGAIANDLTPSVGDPNTSIPEYKAFLCNIRKASKY; this is encoded by the coding sequence ATGAAGAAAATTAGCAGGCGCGATTTTTTAAAAAGTATAGGACTTGGTACAGCAGGCTTAACCTTAATGGCCAGCCCTGCCCTGGCATCCGAGTCCCACCACACTTTTACTGGAGAGCAATTACCCTCCAAAATTAGAAAGGTAAAAGAAACCTTTACCGTTTGTGCCTACTGCGGCTGTGGCTGCGGCATTATACTTTACAGCAATGATAAGGATGAAATAATCTTCTGTGAAGGCGATCCCGATCATCCCATTAATGAAGGATCCCTTTGTTCCAAAGGTAACGGTATTATTGATGTCTATAATAACGTTAATAAAAAGAAAAGCCGGGAAGTCAACAAACTACGTATTACCGAACCACTTTACAGGGCTCCTGGCAGTTCCCAGTGGGAGAAAAAAAGCTGGGATTGGGTATTAACAGAAGTTGCTAAGCGGGTCAAAGCCACCCGTGATGCCACCTTTGAAGAAAAGGATGAAAATGGTGTCACCGTCAACAGAACCACTGCCATAGCAACCTTTGGCAGTGCCTCCCTGGATAATGAAGAAAACTACCTGCTACACAAAATGTTTAGATCCTGGGGGCTTTTGAACATCGAGCATCACGCCCGTCTCTGACATAGCTCCACAGTAGCCGGTCTGGCTGCTTCCTTCGGACGTGGTGTAATGACTAACCACTTTATTGATTTTATTAATACAGATGTATTTTTAATGATTGGTTCCAACTCAGCGGAAAACCACCCACAGGCCATGAAGTGGATCATGAAGGCTAAGGATAAGGGTGCCAAGCTAATTGTGGTTGACCCACGGTTAACCAAATCTGCAGGTTTAGCGGATATTTTTGCTCGCCTGCGCCCCGGCACTGACATTGCTTTCCTTAACGGAATGATTAACTATATAATTGAAAATAATTTATATTTTCATGATTATGTGCTGCATTTTACCAATGCCAGCTTCCTGGTCAACCCGGAATATAAATTCGAGGATGGTGTCTTTTCCGGCTTAGTTGAAAAAGATGGCAAGAAGACCTATGATACCAAGACCTGGCAATATCAAATGGATGGCGATCCGGTTATTGATGGTATTCGGGAAGAAGCCATTAAAAAGGATCCCACCCTGCAGGATCCTAACTGTGTTTTCCAAATTCTCAAGAAACACGTTAGTCGTTATGATCTCAAGACGGTGTCAAGGATTACCGGTACGCCAGAGGAAGTGCTGAAGAAGGTTTATGATCTCTTTGGTTCCACCGGTAAACCTAACAAAGCCGGCAACGTTATTTACGCCATGGGAATTACCCAACACACCTATGGGTCCCAGAACTGCCGGGCTCTCTCGGTATTACAATTATTATTGGGTAATATAGGTATCGCCGGCGGCGGTGTGAATGCCCAACGGGGTGAATCCAACGTACAGGGTTCCACCGACTTTGCTATGCTGAATCACCTGTTACCCGGTTATAATCCTATGATTTATGCTCACAAGCATACCAAACTGCAGGATTATTTTGATAAGGACGTACCGAAAACCGGTTACTGGTCCAACCGTAACAAGTTCCTGGTTAGTATGCTTAAGGCCTGGTATGGTGATAAGGCGACCCAGGAAAATGATTTCTGCTTTGACTATATCCCTAAACATGATAATAAAAACCGCAGCCACATGGGTATTTTCTCCGAAATGGCTGAGGGTAAAATCAAAGGCATGATTGCCTGGGGTCAAAACCCCGCCGTGGGTGGTCCTTCTACCTTCCAGGGCAGGAAAACCATGGAGAATCTGGATTGGCTGGTAGTTGTTGACTTGTTTGAAACCGAGACAGCGGCATTTTGGCATCGTCCAGAAGCTGATCCCAGCCAAATCAAGACGGAAGTATTCTTCCTGCCTGCGGCCATGTCCTATGAAAAAGAAGGAACCGTGACCAACAGCGGTCGCTGGCTACAGTTCCGCTATAAGGCAGTCAATCCGCCGGGTAATGCTAAGAGTGATCTTTGGATTGCCGACCGACTGTTTAAAGCAGTTAAGAAGGAATACCAGAGTGGGGGTAAGTTCCCAGCTCCCATCATGGATATGGTCTGGAATTATGATATTCCCGGGGAAGATGAGCCTAACATTGAACAAGTGGCCATTGAAATTAACGGCTATGATGTCAATACCAAAGAAGTATTGCCCAGCTTTGCCCGACTGGCTGCGGATGGCTCCACTGCCTGTGGTTGCTGGATACACACAGGTTACTGGGCCATGGATCAGGAAGCCGGTACCGTGGCTTGCAAACGTCGGGTGAATAAGGATAAATCAGGCTTAGGTTTGTTCCCGCAGTATGGCTTTGCCTGGCCGGCAAACCGTCGTATTGTTTACAACCGTTGCTCTGCCGACCCTGCCGGTAACCCCTGGAATCCAGAGAAGGCTCTGGTTAAATGGGATAGCTTGGCAGGCAAATGGGTCACTGTGGATGTGCCGGACTTTGCTGTTACCAAGCCGGCGGCGGAACCAGGTGGCCAGCCGACACCGGTACCGCCGGAGCAAACCGTACCCTTCCTTATGCAGGAAGAAGGTCGCGGACGTTTATTCGCAGTGAAGGGTGTTAGCGACGGACCGCTGCCGGAGCATTACGAACCTATTGAAAGTCCTGTACAGAACATTATTTCCAAGCAACAAAACATGCCTTTGGCTACCAGATTTAAGGGTGACGCCAGTAAAGTGGCTGAAATTGCCAGCCCTGAATATCCCTACGTAGCCACTACCCATCGGGTGATTGAACATTATCAGAGTGGTGCGGTAACCCGTAACTGCCCAACCTTAGCAGAGATTTCTGCCCATATGTTTGCTACTATTTCGCCCAAATTGGCCCAGAAGATTGGTGTTAAAACAGGTGATGATGTCATAGTGGAAACCCTGCGAGGCTCCATCACCTGTAAGGTGTCCGTTTCCGGTGTTTGTGTACCCATGAACATCGACGGTAAAGAGGTGGAAGTAATTGGTATGCCCTGGTGCTTTGGTTATCAGGGGATTGCCAAAGGGGCTATTGCCAATGACTTGACACCCAGTGTAGGTGACCCAAACACCAGTATTCCTGAGTATAAGGCCTTTTTGTGCAACATCAGGAAAGCTAGCAAATATTAG
- a CDS encoding spore germination protein, whose protein sequence is MGAATVEKQAPKVSPNLERNIAYLNSVLGYGKSFDIVLRRFNVGGKEIAMYFVNGFVKDEVMALILRNLDELKRVDVTPNSLNKLFNEHINHIQVEPVDDLEKVIDQVLSGPLALLIDGEERALIIDLRQYPSRSPQEPDLEKVVRGPRDGFVETLLMNCLLIRRRLRDPRLRNEVMQVGTRSKTDIVISYIEDVANPKLIEKIKDNLQKVKIDGIPMAEKAMEELIEPGRFGHLFPKVRFTERPDVAVAHLLEGRVLIMVDTSPSIIITPCTLWDHLQAAEEYRQGPPVGVYIRWVRYLGVLAALFLLPVWFLFAIQPELLPPSLRFIGPNEPGRIPLIGQFVLAELAIDMIRLATVHTPSPLATSTGIIAALLVGDVAITVGLFNAEVVMYTAIAAVASFMIPSYELSWAVRLVRLFLLLATAAFRLPGLIIATLLTLVYLTFTKSMGVPYMWPLIPFNAKEMLNVLVRTPVALRNTRPAIFHPQDVVRQAVPEPARKPEKEKKK, encoded by the coding sequence ATGGGAGCAGCCACAGTAGAGAAACAAGCTCCAAAGGTTTCGCCCAATCTGGAAAGAAACATTGCCTATTTAAACAGTGTGTTGGGTTATGGAAAAAGTTTCGATATTGTATTAAGGCGGTTTAACGTCGGTGGCAAGGAAATCGCCATGTACTTTGTTAATGGTTTTGTCAAAGATGAGGTCATGGCTCTCATTTTACGCAATTTGGACGAACTAAAGCGGGTGGACGTCACTCCTAACAGCCTCAATAAACTGTTTAATGAACACATTAACCACATCCAAGTGGAGCCGGTGGATGACTTAGAAAAGGTCATTGATCAGGTACTCAGTGGCCCCTTGGCCCTGTTAATTGATGGGGAAGAACGTGCCCTAATTATTGATTTGCGCCAGTATCCCTCTCGGTCACCCCAGGAGCCGGATTTGGAAAAGGTTGTGCGGGGACCCAGGGATGGCTTTGTGGAAACTTTACTGATGAACTGCTTATTAATTAGGAGAAGGTTAAGAGACCCCAGACTGCGTAACGAAGTGATGCAGGTGGGCACCAGATCGAAAACCGATATTGTTATTTCCTATATTGAAGACGTAGCCAATCCTAAATTAATTGAAAAAATAAAAGATAACTTGCAAAAGGTTAAAATAGACGGCATTCCCATGGCGGAAAAGGCTATGGAGGAACTCATCGAACCTGGCAGGTTTGGACATCTGTTTCCCAAGGTTCGTTTTACCGAGCGCCCGGACGTTGCCGTGGCCCATTTATTGGAGGGCAGGGTACTGATTATGGTGGATACTTCCCCCAGCATCATCATCACTCCCTGTACCCTGTGGGATCATTTGCAGGCCGCGGAAGAATATCGTCAAGGACCACCGGTGGGTGTTTATATTCGTTGGGTGAGATATCTGGGCGTGTTAGCAGCACTGTTTCTTTTACCGGTATGGTTTTTATTTGCCATTCAGCCGGAATTACTGCCGCCGTCCCTGAGGTTTATCGGTCCCAATGAACCAGGCAGAATTCCCCTCATTGGTCAATTCGTGTTAGCGGAGCTGGCCATTGATATGATTCGCCTGGCCACCGTACATACACCCTCACCCCTGGCTACCTCCACCGGTATCATTGCTGCTTTATTAGTGGGTGATGTGGCTATCACAGTGGGACTTTTTAACGCCGAGGTAGTTATGTACACCGCTATTGCCGCAGTTGCCTCTTTTATGATCCCCAGCTATGAATTGAGTTGGGCTGTTCGCCTGGTGCGACTTTTTCTCCTGCTGGCAACGGCAGCCTTTAGATTGCCGGGGTTAATAATTGCCACCTTATTGACCTTGGTCTATTTGACATTCACCAAGTCCATGGGTGTTCCCTATATGTGGCCCCTTATTCCCTTTAACGCTAAGGAAATGCTAAATGTGTTAGTACGTACTCCAGTGGCCCTAAGAAATACCCGTCCGGCTATTTTTCATCCCCAGGATGTAGTAAGACAAGCTGTTCCCGAACCTGCCCGCAAGCCTGAAAAGGAGAAGAAAAAATAA
- the spoVAC gene encoding stage V sporulation protein AC — protein sequence MVKVRGSHFLEVAKENYEFLVRQVKPKPKVLRNSLLAFAMGGAICALGQIIVNFFLSLGLAMQDAGLAASIVLVFLAALLTGIGIYDEMAKYAGAGMIVPITGFANSMVAPAMEFRSEGMVFGVGARLFMIAGPVLVIGMVAAWLAGLIAYLR from the coding sequence ATGGTCAAGGTAAGGGGAAGCCACTTCCTGGAAGTGGCTAAGGAGAATTATGAATTCCTGGTGCGACAGGTAAAGCCTAAACCAAAGGTGCTGCGCAACAGCCTGTTGGCCTTTGCCATGGGTGGCGCTATATGTGCCCTGGGGCAGATTATTGTTAATTTTTTCTTAAGTCTGGGTTTAGCTATGCAGGATGCTGGGTTAGCTGCCTCCATTGTCTTGGTATTTTTGGCAGCCCTCTTAACAGGTATCGGAATTTATGATGAAATGGCCAAATATGCCGGTGCAGGGATGATTGTACCCATCACCGGTTTTGCCAACTCCATGGTGGCTCCGGCCATGGAATTTCGCAGTGAAGGGATGGTTTTTGGCGTAGGGGCAAGGCTTTTTATGATTGCCGGTCCAGTGTTGGTAATAGGGATGGTGGCGGCCTGGTTAGCCGGACTCATTGCCTATTTAAGGTAG
- the spoIIAA gene encoding anti-sigma F factor antagonist, producing MHLDMEYQQDTLVVRLGGDMDIGVADKLRITLDKALTEKKIKHLVLNLARVTFIDSSGLGVILGRYKRLHQAGGKIILVGAQPQVRRILELSGLLQIIEELPDENQAMTKIV from the coding sequence ATGCATTTGGATATGGAATATCAACAGGATACCTTGGTGGTTCGCCTGGGTGGAGATATGGATATTGGTGTGGCTGATAAACTTCGTATTACCCTGGACAAGGCGCTCACAGAAAAGAAAATCAAACATTTGGTGCTGAATTTAGCCAGGGTAACTTTTATTGACAGTTCCGGTTTAGGAGTTATTTTGGGCCGTTATAAAAGGTTGCATCAGGCCGGTGGCAAAATAATTCTCGTGGGAGCACAACCGCAGGTAAGGAGAATTTTGGAGTTATCAGGACTTTTACAAATAATAGAGGAATTGCCGGATGAAAATCAGGCAATGACGAAGATTGTTTAA
- the sigF gene encoding RNA polymerase sporulation sigma factor SigF encodes MSSTRLLEMNLPRFPLLGDQEMRELLKKAQAGDSDARERLVNCNLKLVFNLVQRFNNRGYELEDLFQIGCIGLMKAIDKFDLNYDVKFSTYAVPMIVGEIRRFLRDDSPVKVSRSLKETAYKIQQTRDRLTARLGRDPSINEIAEELGFAREEVVNALEAAQAPTSIYETLHQDDGDPIYILDQLSGEEDGDAPWLEKLAIKQLLIGLPERDRQILLWRFFEDKTQSEVALRLGLSQVQVSRLERQALKKLKDAMNQNST; translated from the coding sequence ATGAGTTCAACCAGACTTTTAGAAATGAACCTCCCACGTTTTCCCCTCCTGGGCGATCAGGAAATGAGAGAACTTTTAAAGAAGGCCCAGGCTGGGGATAGCGACGCCCGGGAGCGATTGGTCAACTGCAATTTAAAATTGGTCTTTAATTTAGTGCAAAGATTTAATAACAGAGGCTATGAATTGGAAGACCTTTTTCAAATTGGTTGTATTGGTTTAATGAAGGCCATAGACAAGTTTGATTTGAACTATGACGTAAAATTTTCCACCTATGCGGTACCCATGATTGTGGGAGAAATACGACGCTTTTTAAGAGATGACAGTCCCGTCAAAGTTAGCCGTTCTCTGAAGGAGACAGCCTACAAAATACAGCAAACCAGAGATAGGCTGACAGCCCGGTTGGGTAGGGACCCGTCTATTAATGAAATAGCGGAGGAACTGGGTTTTGCCCGTGAGGAAGTGGTTAATGCCTTAGAAGCTGCCCAAGCCCCTACCTCTATCTATGAAACATTGCATCAGGATGACGGTGATCCCATTTATATTTTAGATCAGTTAAGTGGTGAAGAAGATGGCGATGCTCCCTGGCTAGAGAAGCTGGCTATTAAGCAATTGTTAATTGGGCTACCGGAAAGGGATCGGCAAATTTTGCTGTGGAGGTTTTTTGAGGACAAAACCCAATCGGAGGTGGCCTTACGTTTGGGCTTGTCCCAGGTACAAGTTTCCCGACTGGAGCGTCAGGCATTAAAAAAATTAAAGGATGCCATGAACCAAAATAGCACATAG
- a CDS encoding stage V sporulation protein AE — protein sequence MSEKRNVIFVTDGDQIARRSLEVAARNIGGRCISMSAGNPTTLSGVELIELIKSAAHDPVIVMFDDKGQEGMGSGEKAMLEVYNDPDINVLGILAVASNSGFCGGTKVDCSITNTGDVIPGPVNKFGKAIRQKELHGDTVEIINDMDVPVVVGVGDIGKMEGADDYHYGAAITTRALQEILERSGFKWEQPQ from the coding sequence ATGAGTGAAAAAAGAAATGTCATCTTTGTCACCGATGGCGATCAGATTGCCCGACGCTCCCTGGAAGTGGCGGCTCGTAATATAGGAGGCAGGTGTATCTCCATGTCAGCGGGTAATCCCACCACCCTAAGTGGGGTAGAGTTAATAGAACTAATTAAAAGTGCTGCCCATGATCCGGTAATTGTTATGTTTGATGATAAAGGTCAGGAGGGCATGGGGTCTGGTGAAAAGGCGATGTTGGAAGTGTACAATGATCCGGATATTAATGTATTAGGTATCCTGGCGGTGGCTTCCAACAGTGGCTTTTGTGGTGGTACCAAAGTGGACTGCTCCATCACCAATACCGGTGATGTTATCCCAGGTCCGGTAAATAAATTTGGTAAGGCAATACGCCAAAAAGAGTTACATGGGGATACAGTGGAGATTATAAATGATATGGATGTACCGGTGGTGGTGGGTGTAGGAGATATCGGCAAGATGGAAGGTGCCGACGATTACCATTACGGTGCCGCTATTACAACCCGAGCTTTGCAAGAAATATTAGAAAGGAGTGGATTTAAATGGGAGCAGCCACAGTAG
- the spoVAD gene encoding stage V sporulation protein AD: MVFQQPPVILSHASIVGPKEGQGPLGHVFDKVLEDMYYGESTWEKAEQKVFLETMELALAKAELTSADIDYLLAGDLTNQIITANFTARSLAIPFIGLYGACSTMYESLALGAMLIDGGYARYVLVGASSHYATAERQFRYPTEQGVQRSMSAQRTVTGAGAIVLGYQGTGPRITHATIGKVIDFGQSDASDMGSAMAPAAAATLLQHLSDRQISPDCYSMIATGDLGKYGRELVVKLCEQQQVQLSSNYTDCGILIFDESQDTHAGGSGCGCSAVVTCGHLLPELEQGRLTSLLGIGTGALLSPCSSQQGETIPGIAHAVVIEAN; this comes from the coding sequence GTGGTTTTTCAACAACCGCCGGTAATTTTATCCCATGCCAGTATCGTTGGACCTAAGGAAGGCCAGGGACCCCTGGGTCATGTTTTTGATAAAGTGTTAGAGGATATGTACTATGGCGAGAGTACCTGGGAAAAGGCCGAGCAAAAAGTTTTTTTGGAAACCATGGAATTAGCCTTAGCTAAAGCGGAGCTGACATCGGCTGATATTGATTATCTATTGGCCGGTGATTTAACAAACCAAATTATTACAGCTAACTTTACAGCCCGCAGTTTAGCCATTCCCTTTATAGGATTATATGGTGCCTGTTCAACCATGTACGAAAGCTTGGCCTTGGGTGCCATGCTCATTGACGGTGGCTACGCTCGGTATGTGCTGGTGGGAGCCTCCAGCCATTATGCCACGGCAGAAAGGCAATTTCGCTATCCCACTGAGCAGGGAGTGCAACGTTCCATGTCCGCCCAGCGAACGGTGACAGGTGCCGGTGCCATTGTTTTGGGCTATCAAGGGACAGGTCCCCGGATTACCCATGCCACCATTGGTAAAGTTATTGATTTTGGCCAGAGTGACGCCAGTGATATGGGTTCGGCCATGGCCCCCGCTGCGGCGGCTACCCTGCTGCAACATCTGTCTGACCGCCAAATATCCCCGGACTGCTACAGTATGATTGCCACCGGGGATTTAGGGAAATATGGCCGGGAATTGGTGGTTAAACTATGTGAACAACAACAGGTTCAGTTATCTAGTAATTACACCGACTGCGGTATTTTAATATTTGATGAATCTCAAGATACCCATGCCGGGGGTAGCGGCTGTGGCTGTTCGGCTGTGGTCACCTGTGGGCATTTGTTACCGGAACTGGAACAGGGGAGGCTTACCAGTTTACTTGGCATTGGCACCGGTGCCTTATTATCCCCCTGCAGTTCGCAACAGGGGGAAACTATACCCGGCATTGCCCATGCCGTTGTCATAGAAGCCAATTAA
- the spoVAE gene encoding stage V sporulation protein AE has product MILKAFLVGGTICLIGQLLMDLTSHKITPGHILVGFVTAGVVISALGLYQPLVDFAGAGATVPLTGFGHLLAQGAIAEAERGGLLGVFKGALTATAGGITAAVVFGYIAALVFKPKG; this is encoded by the coding sequence ATGATCCTCAAGGCATTTCTGGTGGGAGGTACCATCTGCTTAATAGGACAGTTACTCATGGATTTGACCAGTCATAAAATTACCCCTGGCCATATATTGGTAGGCTTTGTTACCGCCGGGGTGGTGATCAGTGCTTTGGGTTTATATCAACCACTGGTGGATTTTGCCGGCGCCGGGGCAACAGTGCCACTTACCGGTTTCGGGCATCTGCTGGCCCAAGGAGCCATTGCAGAGGCAGAGCGGGGTGGCCTCTTAGGGGTATTTAAAGGGGCACTCACTGCCACAGCCGGAGGAATTACCGCAGCAGTGGTTTTTGGTTATATAGCTGCCCTGGTTTTTAAACCCAAGGGATAG
- the tatA gene encoding twin-arginine translocase TatA/TatE family subunit: MIIFFEGIFQPTHLLLILIVVLIIFGPGKLPEVGKALGKTIGEFRRATSASFEPEEKKVTKEEAVVKQEPAK, from the coding sequence GTGATCATTTTCTTTGAAGGAATATTTCAACCAACACACCTGTTACTAATTCTCATCGTGGTTCTGATCATCTTTGGGCCAGGTAAATTGCCAGAGGTTGGCAAAGCCCTGGGAAAAACCATTGGTGAATTCAGAAGGGCTACATCAGCTAGCTTCGAACCAGAAGAAAAGAAAGTTACCAAAGAAGAAGCAGTTGTTAAACAAGAACCAGCTAAATAA
- the spoIIAB gene encoding anti-sigma F factor has translation MVVLNKCVLEFTSVPENVAFARVSVAAFASQLDCTLPELEEIKVAVSEAVGNAIVHGYGNKPNHTVRVSATIYKEGLEIRVEDTGIGIADIDLAMQPAYSTDPERMGLGFVFMQSFSDQLQVDSTPGKGTTVTMFKRIGVRGAKARAN, from the coding sequence ATGGTAGTTTTGAATAAATGTGTGCTTGAATTTACCAGTGTACCGGAAAATGTGGCCTTTGCCAGGGTTTCTGTGGCCGCCTTTGCGTCCCAACTGGATTGTACTTTACCCGAATTGGAAGAAATTAAAGTGGCGGTTTCCGAAGCGGTGGGTAATGCCATTGTTCATGGTTATGGTAACAAACCAAATCATACGGTAAGAGTATCAGCCACCATTTATAAGGAAGGACTGGAAATCAGGGTAGAGGATACCGGTATTGGTATAGCCGACATAGATTTAGCCATGCAGCCGGCCTATTCCACCGACCCGGAGAGAATGGGGCTGGGTTTTGTCTTTATGCAGTCCTTTAGTGACCAATTACAGGTTGATTCCACTCCGGGGAAAGGTACCACGGTGACTATGTTTAAACGCATTGGTGTACGTGGCGCCAAGGCGCGGGCCAATTAG